A single window of Nitrospiraceae bacterium DNA harbors:
- a CDS encoding POTRA domain-containing protein encodes MTAAFALAAWIDPLYSAGGAPYEEASGSTQAPSANGRKNSVSDSDQPRSDRDGKSPGASSSSNPTTQQAAPPQVEESPFAIWDFFVEGNTLLSPDRVEAILFPFRGPKRRFSDIEQARATLEQAYRQLGYPTVAVTVPEQTVTYGVVSLRVYEGRLKSIEVTNARFFSEGYIRNKLPAIGVGALLYEPTVLKQLDALNTNPDLKVVPILRPTDDPEQLNLELKANDRPPVHGKIELNNRGVPTTPRLRLNAAVQYTNLFDADHSITLQTSQTPQDWGAVEVYSGNYVMPLGSPDQQLVFYGATAHSNARLSASPLPVGGGLDIIGNAVIAGGRYQFPLGVWASIKHQLSLGVDYKHLDQSQAQAPDGTTVTVSNAITYTPASIGYIGVHQDEWSFTKGTLSTRGYVAGLVPGGSRQDFEGDVNNPLNMPGVRHGSTGTFLVVQGWIDRYQRLPQEFGLSTKVDGQWVSEPVIPTEQYFAGGMESVRGYREYEAVGDNAFHASVEVSSPPIPQFFRENIRRTLNFVAFYDMAFLWIRDPIPGQIARQTLEGAGFGARFTLSDHLRFRYDAAWTLRTGPFTPTGSYYGHFSLEAVF; translated from the coding sequence ATGACTGCTGCCTTCGCTCTTGCAGCATGGATCGACCCACTCTATAGTGCCGGCGGCGCCCCATACGAGGAAGCATCTGGCTCGACGCAGGCTCCGAGTGCCAACGGTCGTAAGAACAGCGTATCTGACTCGGATCAGCCGCGGTCGGATCGTGATGGCAAGTCACCAGGAGCGTCTTCAAGTTCCAATCCCACCACTCAGCAAGCGGCTCCTCCCCAAGTCGAGGAGTCGCCATTTGCTATCTGGGACTTCTTCGTCGAGGGGAATACGCTGTTGTCGCCAGATCGGGTCGAGGCCATCCTGTTCCCCTTTCGAGGCCCAAAACGTCGATTCAGTGATATTGAGCAAGCTCGCGCCACGCTCGAGCAGGCCTATCGGCAACTGGGCTATCCCACTGTGGCAGTCACGGTGCCCGAACAAACCGTCACATACGGTGTCGTTTCACTCAGGGTGTACGAAGGGAGGCTGAAGTCTATCGAAGTCACCAATGCGCGGTTCTTTTCGGAAGGGTACATTCGTAATAAATTGCCCGCAATCGGGGTCGGTGCATTGTTATACGAGCCGACCGTGTTGAAGCAGCTGGATGCTCTCAACACGAATCCAGACTTGAAAGTCGTGCCAATTCTCAGACCCACTGATGATCCCGAGCAATTAAATCTTGAATTGAAAGCGAATGATCGACCGCCGGTGCACGGCAAGATTGAGTTGAACAACCGAGGAGTACCAACGACGCCGCGGCTCAGGCTGAACGCCGCAGTGCAATATACCAACCTGTTTGATGCGGACCATTCGATCACGCTGCAGACCAGTCAGACACCGCAAGATTGGGGGGCGGTGGAAGTGTACAGCGGCAACTATGTGATGCCGCTGGGCTCGCCCGATCAGCAGCTTGTGTTCTACGGTGCCACTGCACACAGCAATGCCAGGCTGAGTGCGAGCCCACTTCCGGTTGGCGGAGGACTTGACATCATCGGAAATGCGGTCATTGCAGGCGGGCGCTATCAATTTCCACTGGGTGTCTGGGCATCGATCAAGCACCAGTTGTCACTTGGCGTAGATTACAAACATCTCGACCAGAGCCAGGCGCAAGCTCCCGATGGGACCACTGTTACCGTCAGCAATGCCATCACCTACACACCTGCGTCGATTGGATACATCGGCGTGCATCAAGACGAATGGAGCTTTACCAAAGGCACGCTCTCCACCAGAGGGTATGTGGCCGGTTTGGTTCCCGGAGGTTCGAGGCAAGATTTTGAGGGAGATGTCAACAATCCGCTCAATATGCCGGGAGTGCGTCACGGTTCGACAGGCACATTTCTGGTCGTGCAGGGCTGGATCGATCGATACCAGAGGCTGCCCCAGGAGTTCGGCCTTTCAACCAAAGTAGACGGGCAATGGGTCAGCGAGCCGGTGATTCCCACGGAGCAGTATTTCGCCGGCGGCATGGAGTCCGTGCGCGGCTATCGCGAATATGAAGCGGTCGGAGACAATGCATTCCATGCCAGCGTCGAAGTCAGCAGCCCGCCGATCCCGCAATTTTTCAGGGAGAACATCCGGCGCACCCTTAATTTCGTGGCGTTTTACGACATGGCGTTTCTGTGGATCAGGGACCCGATTCCCGGGCAGATCGCTCGTCAAACGCTGGAAGGGGCCGGCTTTGGGGCAAGATTCACGCTGAGCGACCATCTCCGCTTCCGGTACGACGCAGCCTGGACGCTCAGAACTGGTCCGTTCACGCCGACCGGCTCGTACTACGGACACTTTTCGCTTGAGGCTGTGTTTTGA